The proteins below come from a single Treponema phagedenis genomic window:
- a CDS encoding phospho-N-acetylmuramoyl-pentapeptide-transferase, with protein MLYLLSHFHVYFGPLRLFQSFTVLIGISLYLGFCLTALILPKMYRFLPKDRGREFTLTPEAAAGKPTGGGVVFISVFVLMIFILIIPSVTQIVVLILTWLAMLTGYLDDKAVSSWGEYKKGALDFLLSIATTIVLYHFYFHDKVSYWVPFITGQVSVHPVVFFIISTIIVWTSINTTNCTDGVDGLSSTLVLMALLSLGVVFYFLLGNIKVSEYLLIPFIQDGAQWALLSFSLSGVLMGYLWHNAFPSSVLMGDAGSRALGFFIGVLVLVSGNPFLLLMTSSVILINGGTGLLKIVMLRFFHIKIFSSIRFPLHDHMRKSRKWSPMQVQIKFMIIQLLITIAVLGLLFKLR; from the coding sequence ATGCTCTATTTACTGTCGCATTTCCATGTATATTTTGGACCTTTGCGTTTATTTCAATCGTTTACCGTGCTGATCGGTATTTCACTGTATCTTGGTTTTTGTTTGACCGCTTTAATATTGCCTAAAATGTACCGCTTTTTGCCGAAAGATCGGGGGCGGGAATTTACGTTGACCCCCGAAGCGGCTGCCGGAAAACCGACAGGCGGCGGGGTTGTTTTTATCAGCGTTTTTGTGTTGATGATTTTTATTTTGATTATTCCTTCCGTTACCCAAATTGTGGTTCTGATTTTAACATGGCTGGCAATGCTTACCGGGTATCTTGATGATAAAGCGGTTTCTTCTTGGGGAGAATATAAAAAAGGAGCGTTGGATTTCTTATTATCGATTGCTACAACTATTGTTTTGTATCATTTTTATTTTCATGATAAGGTTTCCTATTGGGTGCCTTTTATAACCGGGCAGGTTTCGGTTCATCCGGTAGTTTTTTTTATTATTTCTACCATTATAGTATGGACATCAATAAATACTACAAACTGTACCGACGGTGTTGACGGGCTTTCAAGCACGTTGGTGCTCATGGCTCTTTTGTCTCTTGGAGTGGTTTTTTACTTTCTTTTAGGAAATATCAAGGTCTCTGAGTACCTTTTAATTCCGTTTATTCAAGACGGGGCGCAGTGGGCGTTGCTCAGTTTTAGTCTTTCGGGAGTTTTGATGGGTTATTTATGGCATAATGCTTTTCCGAGTTCGGTGTTGATGGGCGATGCCGGCTCCCGCGCTCTTGGGTTTTTTATCGGCGTATTGGTGCTTGTTTCGGGAAATCCGTTTTTATTGTTGATGACCAGCAGCGTTATTTTAATAAACGGGGGAACGGGCTTACTGAAAATAGTTATGCTGCGGTTCTTTCATATAAAAATTTTTAGCAGCATTCGATTTCCGTTACATGACCATATGCGAAAAAGCAGAAAATGGTCTCCGATGCAGGTGCAAATCAAGTTTATGATTATTCAATTACTTATTACAATTGCGGTGCTTGGGCTTTTATTCAAATTACGATAA